The Rhodocytophaga rosea genome has a segment encoding these proteins:
- a CDS encoding arsenate reductase family protein: MDFNKDTVLIIYKGNSRSDKEGYGYASALKPHVHDIDVTKEPLTSTQIKEIADKLGVDVEALVDKESDIYKEEYTGMSFDASNWLNILSQKPGLLRTPIIFDGENGHIFESGRDVIKYGTTQKGM, encoded by the coding sequence ATGGACTTTAACAAAGATACCGTACTGATTATTTACAAAGGCAACAGCCGTTCTGATAAAGAAGGATATGGGTATGCCAGTGCACTGAAACCTCATGTGCATGATATTGATGTAACCAAAGAACCTCTTACCAGCACACAGATTAAAGAAATAGCTGATAAACTTGGGGTAGATGTAGAAGCACTGGTAGACAAAGAATCTGATATTTATAAAGAAGAGTATACCGGTATGAGTTTCGATGCCAGCAACTGGCTCAACATCCTTTCTCAGAAACCAGGTCTGCTCAGAACTCCTATTATTTTTGATGGGGAAAATGGTCATATATTCGAGTCTGGCCGGGATGTGATTAAATATGGAACCACACAGAAAGGCATGTAA
- a CDS encoding sensor histidine kinase: MNRITIYWICQIAGWTAYCLNDLGIYSYRFGYSDGLLINAAITIVLGISVTHAYRLVIKRLSWLDLPLSQLVPRIAASVLLMAIVMVMLSILLDYYTVPDIRKYFSLEGIVFFIINWGKHLLLWSVIYHLFQYFERSKKNEVEKVRLTSSVRDFEAKILRSQLNPHFMFNSLNSIRALILENPEKAQISVTRLSNLLRNSLLADRRKTVTLEEELKTVQDYLALEKIRYEDRLSARMNIQPEALPVQVPPMMVQTLVENAVKHGISKPLKGGFITVDAEIKDDKAYISIRNTGVLHQINSDGFGLVNTTQRLALIFGSQANFEIKQEAEEVVCAQVILPAHPSLEPTRKEIKKSKPKPAGLQQ, from the coding sequence ATGAATCGAATCACCATCTATTGGATCTGTCAGATTGCCGGCTGGACAGCTTATTGTCTGAACGATCTGGGTATTTACAGCTACCGCTTCGGTTACAGCGATGGCTTATTAATTAATGCCGCTATTACCATTGTGCTGGGAATTTCTGTTACCCATGCGTACCGCTTGGTTATTAAACGGCTTTCCTGGCTGGATCTACCGTTAAGTCAACTCGTACCTAGGATTGCGGCTTCTGTGTTGCTAATGGCGATTGTAATGGTTATGCTCAGTATCCTGCTCGATTATTATACGGTGCCGGATATACGCAAATATTTTTCGCTGGAAGGCATCGTATTTTTCATCATCAACTGGGGCAAACATTTGTTATTGTGGTCGGTAATTTACCACCTGTTCCAGTATTTTGAACGTTCTAAAAAGAATGAAGTAGAAAAAGTAAGGCTTACTTCTTCGGTACGGGATTTTGAAGCGAAAATACTACGTTCGCAGCTTAATCCGCATTTTATGTTCAATTCCCTCAATAGTATCCGGGCATTAATTCTGGAAAATCCGGAAAAAGCGCAGATTTCTGTCACCAGGCTTTCTAACCTGCTCCGAAATTCCCTGCTTGCTGACCGCCGCAAAACAGTTACCCTCGAAGAAGAATTAAAAACAGTACAGGATTATTTAGCCCTCGAAAAAATCCGCTACGAAGACCGCCTGAGCGCACGTATGAACATTCAACCCGAAGCGCTTCCGGTGCAAGTACCGCCTATGATGGTACAAACCCTGGTAGAAAACGCAGTAAAACATGGCATATCCAAACCGTTGAAAGGCGGATTTATTACGGTAGATGCCGAAATAAAAGACGACAAAGCCTATATTTCTATCCGCAATACTGGTGTATTGCATCAGATAAACTCCGATGGTTTTGGCCTTGTAAATACTACCCAGCGGCTGGCCCTCATTTTTGGAAGCCAGGCAAATTTTGAAATCAAGCAGGAAGCGGAAGAAGTAGTATGTGCACAAGTGATTCTGCCAGCCCATCCTTCCCTGGAACCAACCCGTAAGGAAATAAAAAAAAGCAAACCCAAACCAGCCGGGCTACAACAATAG
- a CDS encoding histidine phosphatase family protein — protein sequence MKPKKIYLIRHGQTNFNRMGIVQGGGIDSDLNETGRRQAQAFYDFYKDIPFDKIYISTLKRTMQSVQGFIDEGIPYEAHAGLNEINWGYREGIHITPEEDAYYYQVLDAWSKGDVTLQIEGGESPTDVQNRQKPVLDLILSRPEEETILICMHGRAMRILLSLVLNYPSNVWICLNTRICACTNYLILATCLR from the coding sequence TTGAAACCAAAAAAAATATACCTGATCCGCCATGGGCAAACCAATTTTAACCGCATGGGCATTGTGCAGGGCGGAGGTATAGACTCTGACCTGAACGAAACCGGCAGGCGGCAGGCGCAGGCATTTTACGACTTCTATAAAGATATTCCTTTCGATAAAATATACATTTCTACCCTGAAACGCACGATGCAATCGGTGCAAGGCTTCATCGATGAAGGTATTCCTTATGAGGCACATGCCGGACTCAATGAGATTAACTGGGGATACCGGGAAGGCATTCATATTACACCTGAGGAAGATGCTTATTATTATCAGGTACTGGATGCCTGGAGTAAAGGCGATGTTACCTTGCAGATTGAGGGGGGAGAGAGTCCTACGGATGTGCAGAACCGCCAGAAACCGGTGCTTGATCTGATTTTATCCCGTCCAGAAGAGGAAACCATATTGATTTGTATGCACGGCAGAGCGATGCGGATTCTGCTTAGCCTGGTATTGAATTATCCCTCCAATGTATGGATATGTTTGAACACCAGAATCTGTGCCTGTACAAACTATCTTATACTGGCAACCTGTTTACGGTAG